A section of the Phaseolus vulgaris cultivar G19833 chromosome 8, P. vulgaris v2.0, whole genome shotgun sequence genome encodes:
- the LOC137824146 gene encoding polygalacturonate 4-alpha-galacturonosyltransferase-like: MAPNNNRTKGSHFPLLAFLLLCLLAPLLFFSASPLHTFHDQGGNSAVTSRKVARFREWQSLQDLKSLFSKEVLDVIISNTNDAGPLSLESFRKNNLSASWRVVGSKASNATNQVNEPANNVGQEKQKGKEGRFSVGHAQWTDSPAQQSRRQLIEKRKEKRAAELVKDDEVVVRLEDSAIEHSKSVDSAVLGKYNIWRKENENENPDSTVRLMRDQIIMAKVYLSLAKMKDNLELYQELESQLKESQRALGEATSDADLHPSDHEKIKTMGQVLSKAKEQLYDCNLVTGKLRAMLQTADERVRSLRKQSTFLSQLAAKTIPNGIHCLSMRLTIDYFLLPLEQRKFPRSENLENPSLYHYALFSDNVLAASVVVNSTILNAKDPSKHVFHLVTDKLNFGAMNMWFLLNPPGKATINVENVDEFKWLNSSYCPVLKQLESATMKEYYFKAGHPTTTGASNLKYRNPKYLSMLNHLRFYLPQVYPKLDKILFLDDDIVVQKDLTGLWAVNLHGKVNGAVETCGESFHRFDKYLNFSNPHIAKNFDPNACGWAYGMNMFDLKVWKKKDITGIYHKWQNLNEDRVLWKLGTLPPGLMTFYGLTHPLNKSWHVLGLGYNPSVDRSEIDNAAVVHYNGNMKPWLDIAMTKYRTYWTKYVKFDHPYLQNCKLRQ; the protein is encoded by the exons ATGGCACCCAACAACAACAGAACCAAGGGATCGCATTTTCCCCTGCTTGCCTTCCTCCTTCTATGCCTCCTTGCGCCCCTTCTCTTCTTCAGCGCATCGCCCCTTCATACTTTTcatg ATCAAGGTGGTAATTCGGCTGTTACCAGcagaaag GTTGCCAGATTCAGAGAGTGGCAGTCATTGCAGGATCTTAAATCGCTTTTTTCGAAAGAG GTTCTTGATGTTATTATTTCCAACACAAATGATGCGGGCCCTTTGAGTCTTGagagttttagaaaaaataacttGTCTGCTTCATGGAGAGTTGTTGGATCAAAGGCTTCTAATGCTACAAATCAG GTTAACGAACCAGCAAATAATGTTGGACAAGAGAAGCAAAAAGGGAAGGAAGGAAGATTTTCAG TTGGTCATGCTCAGTGGACTGACAGTCCTGCACAGCAATCCAGAAGG CAATTAATAGAGAAAAGGAAGGAAAAGCGTGCTGCTGAGTTGGTAAAAGACGATGAAGTAGTTGTAAGGCTTGAAGATTCAGCTATTGAACACTCAAAATCTGTTGATTCAGCAGTTCTTGGTAAATACAACATTTGGAGGAAAGaaaatgagaatgaaaatcCCGATTCTACTGTACGGTTGATGCGAGACCAAATCATTATGGCTAAGGTTTACTTGAGTCTTGCAAAGATGAAGGACAATCTTGAACTGTACCAAGAACTGGAATCTCAGCTTAAAGAAAGTCAGCGTGCTTTAGGTGAGGCAACTTCTGATGCTGACCTACATCCAAG TGATCATGAAAAAATCAAAACTATGGGCCAAGTTCTTTCCAAGGCAAAAGAGCAATTGTATGACTGCAACTTGGTTACTGGGAAATTGAGGGCAATGCTACAAACAGCTGATGAGCGGGTTAGGAGCTTGAGAAAACAAAGCACGTTCCTTAGTCAGTTAGCTGCCAAGACCATACCAAATGGAATTCACTGCTTATCTATGCGCCTTACCATAGACTACTTCCTCCTTCCCCTTGAACAGAGAAAATTTCCTAGAAGTGAGAATTTGGAGAATCCTAGTCTCTATCATTATGCCCTATTCTCGGACAATGTCTTGGCTGCATCTGTTGTTGTGAACTCAACTATTTTGAATGCAAAG GATCCTTCAAAGCATGTGTTTCACCTTGTTACTGACAAACTAAATTTTGGAGCCATGAACATGTGGTTTTTGCTGAATCCTCCTGGAAAAGCCACAATCAATGTTGAAAATGTTGATGAATTTAAGTGGTTGAACTCATCCTATTGCCCAGTCTTGAAGCAGCTTGAATCTGCAACAATGAAAGAGTATTATTTCAAGGCAGGCCATCCAACTACTACTGGTGCTTCGAATCTCAAGTACAGAAATCCAAAATATCTGTCAATGCTTAACCACCTGAGATTCTATCTTCCACAAGTTTATCCAAAATTGGACAAGATTCTTTTCCTTGATGATGACATTGTTGTCCAGAAGGATCTGACTGGATTATGGGCTGTGAATCTTCATGGAAAAGTAAATGGGGCTGTTGAAACATGTGGGGAGAGTTTTCACCGATTTGACAAATACCTTAACTTTTCAAATCCACATATTGCAAAAAATTTTGATCCAAATGCTTGTGGTTGGGCATATGGGATGAACATGTTTGATTTGAAGGTGTGGAAAAAGAAGGACATCACTGGCATATATCACAAATGGCAGAATTTG AACGAAGACAGGGTGCTGTGGAAGCTGGGGACATTGCCTCCAGGCCTGATGACATTCTATGGATTAACACATCCGCTAAATAAGTCATGGCATGTTCTTGGTCTGGGTTACAATCCAAGTGTAGATCGTTCGGAGATCGATAATGCGGCTGTTGTACACTACAATGGTAATATGAAGCCATGGTTAGATATAGCCATGACAAAGTATCGGACATACTGGACCAAATATGTAAAATTTGATCATCCCTATCTTCAGAATTGTAAGCTACGGCAATGA
- the LOC137826548 gene encoding calcium-dependent lipid-binding protein-like, producing MGLFSGIFLGMLFGIALMAAWERMMKYRSAKRIAKAVDIKLLGSLNRDDLKKICGDNFPDWISFPVYEQVKWLNKQLSKLWPFVADAATLVIRESVEPLLEEYRPPGITSLKFSKLSLGIVAPKVEGIRVQNLKKGQIIMDIDFRWGGDPNIVLAVEAALVASIPIQLKDLQVFTIIRVILQLADEIPCVSAVVVALLAEPKPRIDYTLKAVGGSLTALPGISDMIDDTVNSIVTDMLQWPHRIVVPLGGIPVDTSDLELKPQGTLRVKVMKANDLKNMEMIGKSDPYAVLHIRPLFKVKTKAIDNNLNPVWNEVFDLIAEDKETQSLIVEVFDKDIGQDKRLGVAKLPLIGLKAETEKEFQVRLLPSLDTLKVKDKKDRGTLTMKIFYHEFDKKEQLVALEAEKKILEERKKLKEEGVIGSTMDAVDGAASMVGSGVGMVGSGVVSGVGMVGSGVVSGAGVVGSGVASGAGVVGSGVASGAGLVGSGVASGAGLVGSGVATGAGVVGSGVSSGAGLVGSGIGAGVGFVGSGLGAMGSGLSKAGKFMGRTIAGQGGKRSGSSTPVNAEEAGGGAKPRQQ from the exons ATGGGGCTGTTTTCTGGGATTTTTCTGGGGATGTTATTCGGCATAGCATTGATGGCTGCGTGGGAACGCATGATGAAGTACCGTAGCGCTAAGAGAATTGcaaag GCAGTTGATATTAAACTCCTTGGGTCCCTCAACAGAGATGATTTAAAGAAAATTTGTGGAGATAATTTTCCTGATTGGATATCTTTTCCTGTATATGAGCAG GTGAAATGGCTAAACAAGCAGCTATCCAAACTTTGGCCATTTGTTGCAGAT GCAGCAACATTGGTGATAAGAGAGTCAGTTGAACCACTGTTGGAAGAGTACAGACCTCCTGGAATTACTTCATTAAAGTTCAGCAAGCTCTCCCTTGGAATTGTTGCTCCAAAAGTTGAAG GTATTCGTGTTCAGAATCTTAAAAAAGGTCAAATAATTATGGACATCGATTTCCGTTGGGGTGGTGATCCCAATATTGTTTTGGCTGTTGAAGCTGCACTTGTTGCATCAATTCCTATTCAG TTGAAGGATCTTCAGGTGTTCACCATCATCCGTGTTATATTGCAACTTGCGGATGAGATTCCGTGCGTTTCTGCTGTTGTTGTTGCCCTACTTGCTGAG CCAAAGCCTAGAATTGATTACACGTTGAAGGCTGTTGGTGGAAGTTTGACAGCCCTTCCTGGAATTTCAGATATGATTGAT GATACTGTGAACTCAATTGTTACCGACATGCTCCAATGGCCTCATAGGATTGTTGTTCCTCTAGGGGGTATACCTGTTGATACTAG TGACCTGGAGCTTAAACCCCAGGGAACACTTAGAGTGAAAGTAATGAAAGCCAATGATCTAAAGAATATGGAAATGATTGGGAAGTCCGATCCTTATGCAGTGTTGCATATTCGGCCACTGTTTAAGGTTAAAACAAAGGCCATTGATAACAACTTGAACCCTGTTTGGAATGaggtttttgacttgattgccGAGGACAAGGAGACACAGTCACTAATTGTTGAG GTTTTTGATAAGGACATTGGGCAAGATAAGCGATTGGGAGTAGCAAAATTACCACTTATTGGCCTGAAAGCAGAAACTGAAAAGGAGTTTCAGGTGAGGCTGCTGCCATCACTTGATACACTGAAAGTGAAAGACAAAAAGGATCGAGGAACCTTGACAATGAAG ATCTTTTATCACGAATTTGACAAGAAAGAACAATTGGTTGCCCTAGAGGCAGAGAAGAAGATTTTAGAAGAAAGGAAGAAACTTAAAGAGGAGGGAGTTATAGGAAGTACAATGGATGCCGTAGATGGAGCAGCATCGATGGTTGGGTCCGGTGTTGGAATGGTGGGTAGTGGCGTTGTTTCTGGTGTTGGAATGGTGGGTAGTGGCGTTGTTTCTGGTGCTGGAGTTGTGGGTAGTGGTGTTGCTTCTGGTGCTGGAGTTGTGGGGAGTGGTGTTGCTTCTGGTGCTGGGCTTGTGGGGAGTGGTGTTGCTTCTGGTGCTGGGCTTGTGGGGAGTGGTGTTGCTACTGGTGCTGGAGTTGTGGGGAGTGGTGTTAGTTCTGGAGCTGGCCTTGTTGGCAGTGGCATTGGTGCTGGTGTTGGATTTGTTGGCAGTGGCCTCGGTGCTATGGGCAGTGGACTCAGCAAAGCAGGGAAGTTCATGGGAAGGACGATCGCCGGACAAGGGGGCAAAAGGAGTGGTTCATCTACTCCTGTCAATGCGGAGGAGGCTGGTGGCGGTGCAAAACCGCGGCAGCAGTAA
- the LOC137826459 gene encoding early nodulin-like protein 18 — protein sequence MAPLIAAHLTVCALLVTAVSAATAGYHNHTVGGGAGWSFNSTTNIPATNYSSWASNQIFDLGDYLIFNTNSNQTVVQTYNKTTYLNCTADDTDNGTFVYGGGSRSFGESLTIAVPLTIVGPNYFFSDASDGVQCQHGLAFEIEVQQGAGLPPSLNQPPPPPYQEPPGPDAAQSPPVTVAQSPTGGAFASCADVRFAVYSFAAALVLLQQFQ from the exons ATGGCGCCACTTATCGCGGCGCACCTCACGGTCTGCGCCCTCCTCGTCACCGCAGTCTCCGCTGCCACAGCCGGATACCACAACCACACCGTCGGCGGTGGCGCCGGGtggtccttcaactccaccaccAACATACCCGCCACTAACTACTCTTCCTGGGCTTCCAATCAAATCTTCGACCTTGGCGATTATCTCA ttttcaaTACGAACTCCAACCAAACGGTGGTTCAGACTTACAACAAGACGACCTATCTGAACTGCACCGCCGACGATACCGACAACGGTACCTTCGTGTACGGCGGCGGAAGCCGTAGTTTCGGCGAATCGTTGACCATCGCCGTGCCGTTGACCATAGTTGGACCAAACTACTTCTTCTCCGACGCCAGCGACGGCGTGCAGTGCCAGCACGGCTTGGCCTTCGAGATCGAGGTCCAGCAGGGCGCCGGCTTGCCGCCGAGCCTCAACCAGCCGCCGCCGCCGCCTTACCAGGAGCCTCCCGGTCCCGACGCCGCTCAGTCTCCGCCGGTTACGGTGGCGCAGTCTCCCACTGGCGGCGCGTTCGCGAGCTGCGCTGACGTGCGCTTCGCGGTTTACAGTTTCGCTGCGGCGTTGGTGCTGTTGCAGCAGTTTCAGTGA